ATTCGTTGTTCTGATGAAATTCTAGTTACTCAAATTGTGGGTCCTGGTGAAGAGGCACATTTAGACACTCATGAAACCTTCAAAAATGATACCGCTGTTTCTATTCAGATGCTCAGTGTTGAAGAAACACAAAGTTTTGCAGTATCCATGGAAACTAAAGGAGACATCAAGATTGATCATGTTTTTTTCCAGTTTGCTATTCAATATTCAAATGTTTATCAAGCTGATATTTCAAGAGTTGTTACTGTTAGATTACCAACTGTGGATAATGTTTCAGCATATCTTGAGAGTGTGCAAGATGAAGTTGTTGCGGTCCTCATTGCGAAGAGGACCCTCTTGCGAGCCAAAAATTATTCTGATGCAATTGATATGCGAACGACTATAGATGAAAGAGTTAAAGACATAGCTCTAAAATTTGGATCCCAAGTGCCAAAGTCAAAGCTTTATCGGTTCCCCAAGGAACTCCCTGCTCTATCAGAGATCTTATTTCATCTTAGAAGGGGTCCGCTTTTAGGAGGCATTATTGGACATGAAGATGAGAGGTCTGTATTACGGAGTTTGTTTCTGAATGCATCTTTTGAGCTGTCACTTCGTATGGTTGCACCTCGCAGTCTAATGCACCGGGAAGGAGGCACTTTTGAGGAGCTTCCAGCTCATGACCTAGCTATGCAGTCTGATAAAGCAGTAGTACTTGACCATGGCACAGATGTCTTTATTTGGTTGGTATGCCCCTTAACTCTAATTTTGGCTGTCTTATAATCTTTTTTATCTATATGTTTGTTCATGATAACTATGAATGTATGAATTTCTTATATTTCTTATGTGTTTCTGCCACTCTGTTGCTTATGAAATGTGGATCTTTGAACTGTTAAGGCGATTCTGTTCTTTTGTGTATGGTTGTTATCTTCGCTATTTGTTTATCAAAATCGTCaatttgcctttttttcttcttgttcaacTCCCTGGGTTGAAAAGTTTATGTATCTTTTTCCTTGCATTTCTCTTTATTACTTTCATTTTCTAATGAAAATCTACCCATTTATTGGTGATACAGGGTGCAGAACTTGCTGCTGATGAAGGAAGAAGTGCAGCCGCTTTAGCAGCTTGCAGAACATTGGCTGAAGAACTAACTGAATTTCGGTTTCCAGCTCCTCGAATCCTTGCATTCAAGGTTTTTTTCCTTCACAGTTCTGTTACCATGAAATTTCCTCCATTGTTTGGTAGTCATCAAAGATTATTAGAGAGATTAATGGTCTGGATTTTGAGCAGGAAGGGAGCTCCCAGGCTCGGTATTTTGTATCACGGCTGATTCCAGCACACAAGGATCCTCCTTATGAGCAGGTGAGTGGgggaaaaagttaaaaagtatTGGTAATAGGAAAATCTCGTTTTGtactatgattttttatttcagttGTCACTTGTGGGCTACATAAGCTGTTTGCTCAATACAAAACACACTACTTCATTGTAGGAGGCAAGGTTTCCACAACTTCGATCTTTGACAACAGAACAGCGGGCAAAGCTGAAAAGtagctttcttttctttgatgatCCTAGCTTCTGTGAGTGGATGCGGAGTTTGAGAGTTGTGCCACCAGAACCAAGCTAAGTAACTGTGTAAATTTTAGTGGCTGATGTTCCTTCAAGAGGGAAGCGTGGGAGCTGCCGTACAATGACAGTGCAAATCTTTCGTCTCCTCtcctttccttttcattttggCCCCTGGTAAAGAGAATGTAACTTTGATGACAACTATTGATATCATCtcacctttttctttctcttgtaatttttttaaagaacattTATATTCTGATCAAAGTCCAAAAAGTATAAAATTGGTTCATCACATACTGTTACTTAGTCAGACTGGTGCAAATGCAATGGAGAGTGTAATTGTATACTAGAAAAAGTGACTCTAGTTCAATGTTTTTTATTACTAGTATGTGGCTGATGGTAATTCTGTCATTCGTGTGGCTTAGATTGGTACTTGGGTTGGGCTGCTCtgtgttttgataatgaaaaggaATACGATGAAATGTAGTGTGGGAGTGGATATTGATTTTGAAAGTGAATGCAATAAGAAATTTGCAATGGGCATGGTGGTGTGGTTGGTGtccttgatttaatttttttaactctatCCCCAAACGGCCTAAATTTTCATACTAAGGATTGATACCAAATATACGAGAATCATTTGTGTGTTGTAATcgattatttaaaatatgttaaagtttaattttaatatatcgtagagaaatcttaaatttatatttcatgtgcctaattttttttaagaaaatataaatttatactcttttattcataaaatcctgttatattaattaaactgtCAAACTATCTCTTTCGAGGTTTGGATGCCTCTTTTTTACCACTGGGGGCAAGCACTTCTTGATTTTGGTTAAGTAAAAGCTTGGTAGCTTCCGTGAGAGGAATCTATTTTTACAGCGGCGATACGTATCAGATGTCAAACGTCTGAGTGGATATGGTTCCACAGAGTTAGGAGTTAACCCACCCGCCCCGACCTGTGGACCCAAAACACCCACTACTCCAACAGGTCTTCAGcgatactatttatttttcatcaattaaaacataaaaaaaataaagaatataaaatcatttaagaAAAGACAAAGAATTAGTTACTTGCGCAGGTCTAGGACTAGGGTTTATGTTTTACGCGCTTATATCGGTCTCTCTTTAGCTTTGATTAACGTTCATATTGTTTGAGAGGTTCTCTTATCTTTTTTCTGAAGAGTAAGGGAAAACGCTTCCGTTGAACAATCAGATCCGGACGgtaatttctctctctttctcgtTAGTACTTTGTTTTGCGACTATCCCACTGGatgcatttgaattttattttttctttaagataGATGTCAAGAGTATAATGCATTTTAAGTTGTACTGTTGCGTTGAAGATTAATCTTAGTTTTTGTTACTAACTGATCCAACGAAGATATTAATGTCTTTGTTTTGCGTTGATTTAGTTAACCTTGGTAATATGTGAGcccattttagtttttttagtgGTTCACTATCTGTAGTGAattctttttctattattggaagttgattttaattatttcaccTCTCATTATTAATTCAGTGCCGAAATATAAGTTCACTAGTGGCTGAATTTTACTGGGTTTTGTATTCCGAATCAAGATGGCGTgcttattatttgtttttatgaaatatctattcagtaattatttatttttgaaaattttaatgtatgacagttatactttttttttgtattaattgtCTACCCTTTGAtttatccttctttttttttttttttgcgcaCCATCTTCTTTCTGTTTTGGGGCCTCAATCTCTAGTTAAGTTTTTTGATCCCTGTATTCTGTGGATATTGCGAGCAGGGTTTATTTGAGGATATGGCTGGCAGTGAGGAGAAACAATCTAAAGCTAAGGACTTTAAAGCCAAGCTGAGTGGCGGTGAGTATTACAATTATACATCTGATGTGCATACTAATGCTAGCACTTCtaattttatgttgttgatAATTCCAGGAGGGAAGAAGAAGGAGGTGAAGAAAGAGACCGGTTTAGGACTCTCACATAAGAAAGACGAGAACTTTGGGGAGTGGTATTCTGAGGTAAGTTGaggttcaatttttttttttctgtttctttaaTGGTTGTACACAAGCATACTTACATGTTTAATATAAGattgatatatcattttgtCACATGTAAGAAAATTGTTAGACGTTCTTAGTTGATAGTCAAATATTTTCTGCATCTGGAGTTACATGATATAGTCATTTTGCTGCCTGGTGAGTTTAATAGTGATATCTAATCATACTTAGAGGACATTTGAACTCAGATCTTATTGTTCTGCCTTTACAATTTGCATAGGTTGTTGTGAATGGTGAAATGATTGAGTATTATGACATCTCTGGTTGCTATATTATAAGGCCTTGGGCAATGTCAATTTGGGAGACAATGCAGGTGAGTTTAAACTCTTTTTAGgtatttacaatatatatatatatatatatatatatatatatatatataatgattattCTTTATCATACGCACTTCtcactttcaaaaattttgatttaattggGGCACCgtgtttaatattaatttactgATACTGCTGGCTATTTTTATGTGATTGGTCTCATACGCATTTCTCACTTTCAAATTGGAATTCTTTATGAATACTTATTATTGCTGTCAATGGGCAGAGATTCTTTGATCcagaaattaagaaaatgaagatcCAGAATTGTTACTTTCCTCTCTTTGTATCCCCTACTGTACtgcaaaaggaaaaagatcACATTGAAGGTTTTGCTCCAGAGGtaaaaatgttacattttcattattatttttattttttaaattgttaccCACCCTGGgtggaaattttttattttaccttaaactcatttgtttttttttgaaAAGGATCCAATTCAATTAACATAGATGATTAATTATACTTGCTTCAGCGAGATTTTTCAGAAATCCGTCTATTTTCTGCTTTTGGAGAAATGATCAAGTGTGTAAACACATATATGTTGTTTCTTTTATGTGTGGAACTTACTTGACTTGTTTTATGTACAAAGTTGGGCATAAAATGTAACTTAACAAAAGCAATAAGTACCAACACTAGGGTCTTGGGGTTTCTCAGGTTGCTTGGGTGACAAAATCAGGGGAATCTGAATTGGAGGTTCCTATTGCAATCCGCCCAACTAGTGAAACAGTGATGTATCCCTACTATTCTAAGTGGATAAGGGGACACCGTGATTTGCCTTTGAAACTGAACCAATGGTGCAATGTTGTTCGATGGGAGTTCAGCAATCCTACCCCCTTTATCAGGTTAGTTTTTATTGGCATCAGAATTTCTGGTATCCTGTAGACATTTTCACTTTCTCCATGTTACAAATTATGCTCTATAGTTATTATGAGACTATGGAATTTGGTTGGCTTAAATATGTTATTGTAAAAGCTCCAGCTATTCCAAGTTAGTGCTGTTGATATAAAACCTCAAGTTTTAATTGCAATATTTTTCTGTTTGTGTTAGCTGAAACAAAAGtctgtttccttttctttttgatagaagatttttaatagttatcAATTATGCCATTTATAggtatatttattctttttgatgCCTAGAACAATCATGCAATTTATGTTCACCATCTTCTTGGAACATTCTTTCTGTTCATTTTTGGTATAAATTGGATCTGATAAAGCATTTAAGAATTTTATGGTTCagttacaatatataaaatttctgaTTTAAAATATCTTAGATTGCTATAGTAATTTGTTTGGCTTATGTTGTAGGAGTCGTGAATTTCTCTGGCAGGAAGGGCATACTGCTTTTGCAACAAAGGAGGAAGCAGATGCAGAGGTATTTGgcactaaaattttttatcttaacgGCATTACAGTTTGTTCAATGTATCTCTTTAATAAGCTCCTCATATGTAAGAGATCAATGCATGCTTGTTTCATGACGATTTTACTTTCTTCTTGCCAGATTGGGATGTTAGCTCATCACTTCTCATGTTagttgtttaaataaaattggatttaatacttctaattttatttgttggagTGAAAAAGGAGGTTTAGGAATGAATTCTTCTAAAGAATATAAGATTGGTGGAATTTACCTTAGTTGGGGTTTGAATTTGTATGGATAAGCTGGTTACATTTTTAACTCTGCATTTATATGTTGAACAGCATGGCTACTTCCCCTGCCTTTCTTTTCCTGGGTCATAGGTTATTAATGTATAGTTTTGTTTGATGGTCCTTAACTGTTGCCATTTTTAGGTCCTTGATATATTGGAGCTTTACAGACGTATTTACGAGGAATTCTTGGCAATTCCTGTTATAAAAGGCAAGAAGAGTGAGCTAGAGAAGTTTGCTGGTGGGCTTTACACAAAAAGTGTCGAGGTAAATTAACTGACCGccatgttttgactatcttGCTCAGCAAGATTTGAAATGGTCAAACTGCTATTTGTTTGTCAATGTTTTATCTGAACTGAGAATGTTGCGTGTTCTCTGTGATAGGCATTTATTCCAAATACTGGCCGTGGTGTACAAGGTGCAACATCACATTGTTTGGgtcaaaacttttcaaaaatgtttgaaataaactttgaaaatgagaaGGGAGAGAAAGCTACGGCCTGGCAGAACTCCTGGGCTTACAGTACCCGCACAGTAAGTTTTTGATATCTGTTACACGTTTGAGTTGAATAACTGTCACTTAATCTCTCTGCATTTCTTTGCAGtaggaaaatatgaaatattaaggtttctttttatcatattattattttttttgtggttGATGTATTTCCCCCCTAACAgaagtaaatataatattccATAAgttcctttcattttttttttctattttatcaaGGCTGGTCTCCATTAACTTTATAAGACAATCAGGAATTTgttgtgaaatattgttcatagCATATTAGTGCTGGTATTTTCTTCCACCAGATTGGTGCTTAACATGTTTCTTTTGTGTGCAATATTTCCACAGATTGGGGTAATGGTGATGGTTCATGGGGATGATAAAGGCTTGGTGTTGCCGCCTAAAGTAGCTTCTGTGCAAGTTATTGTGATTCCTGTGCCATACAAAGATGCTGACACTCAAGGAATTTTAGATGCCTGCAATGCCACTGTAGAAACCTTGTGTGAAGCGGGTATTCGTGCTAGTTCTGACTTTAGAGAGAACTACTCTCCTGGATGGAAGTACTCACACTGGGAAATGAAAGGTGTACCTCTGAGGATTGaaatagggccaaaagacttggcAAATAATCAGGTTATAACTATTTAGtctactttattattttttaagttgctAACATTTTCTTTGGTTTCAGTTATTCCCGATTTTGTTGCATACCTTATCCTCTGACAACGGAGGATAAGGTATTCCTGAACTTGAAAATGATGTACATCAATTTCATCTGTAGGTACGTGCTG
This sequence is a window from Mangifera indica cultivar Alphonso chromosome 5, CATAS_Mindica_2.1, whole genome shotgun sequence. Protein-coding genes within it:
- the LOC123215456 gene encoding proline--tRNA ligase, cytoplasmic-like, which gives rise to MAGSEEKQSKAKDFKAKLSGGGKKKEVKKETGLGLSHKKDENFGEWYSEVVVNGEMIEYYDISGCYIIRPWAMSIWETMQRFFDPEIKKMKIQNCYFPLFVSPTVLQKEKDHIEGFAPEVAWVTKSGESELEVPIAIRPTSETVMYPYYSKWIRGHRDLPLKLNQWCNVVRWEFSNPTPFIRSREFLWQEGHTAFATKEEADAEVLDILELYRRIYEEFLAIPVIKGKKSELEKFAGGLYTKSVEAFIPNTGRGVQGATSHCLGQNFSKMFEINFENEKGEKATAWQNSWAYSTRTIGVMVMVHGDDKGLVLPPKVASVQVIVIPVPYKDADTQGILDACNATVETLCEAGIRASSDFRENYSPGWKYSHWEMKGVPLRIEIGPKDLANNQVRAVRRDNGAKVDLSRDSLVKKVEELLENIQDSLFNAAEQKRDACIQIVKTWDEFVAALGQKKLILAPWCDEEEVEKDVKARTKGEMGAAKSLCSPLEQPEMPEGTICFASGKPATKWTYWGRSY